In one window of Halomarina pelagica DNA:
- a CDS encoding UPF0175 family protein: protein MARITGSYPDDLELLIEGTVEAGVFGGKSDALREFAREYFEDHENERIAAAVALYEREVITLGDAARLAAVDRWTMRDILREHGVELRLGLADEADAEYEAGAATELEFTDRDDEQSAAGGNDSPSE from the coding sequence ATGGCGCGAATCACTGGCTCCTACCCCGACGACTTAGAACTGCTCATCGAGGGGACGGTCGAAGCCGGCGTGTTCGGCGGTAAGAGCGATGCCCTCCGGGAGTTCGCTCGTGAATACTTCGAGGACCACGAAAACGAACGCATTGCCGCCGCCGTCGCCCTCTACGAACGAGAGGTGATTACCCTCGGAGATGCTGCCCGACTCGCAGCCGTCGACCGCTGGACGATGCGCGATATCCTTCGTGAGCACGGCGTCGAACTCCGACTCGGGCTCGCGGACGAAGCCGACGCTGAGTACGAAGCGGGGGCCGCCACCGAACTCGAATTTACCGACAGAGACGACGAGCAGTCGGCCGCTGGCGGTAACGATTCACCATCTGAATGA
- a CDS encoding long-chain-fatty-acid--CoA ligase: MKVQMLTLDFLDRALDLYDDVVGVVAHDGTEYTYAEFGERVNRLSNALADLGVEQGSRVALLAPNTHYFLETLYATNQLGAVFVPMNYRLVPEDFEYILSDCEANTVIADYDYAENVESVRDSIPADNYVGYRADEIEGDWLDYEDLLADASVEAPERPDIVEDDDASINYTSGTTGDPKGVVRTHRTEHWHALVLNQHMEIRDDDTYLWTLPMFHCNGWGHTYAITGTGGTHICQRTFDPEGTLRRIRDHDVSFMCGAPTVLNRIIAYHEEHPDEPTTGDRELRIATAGSAPPKATIETVEDEVGWRIIHIYGLTETAPIITTSNSPRRIAQRGREIKSFQGFETLATDVRVVDDDGEDVPRDGRTMGEIVVKGNQVMDRYLNKEEATHEAFNAKKPGYFHTGDLASWNEDGMISIKDREKDIIISGGENVSSLQVEDVLYDHPAIAKAAVIPTPSDEWGEMVTALVVTKPGEDLTADEVTEFAREHLAGYKIPRRVEFVDDLPETATGKVQKYQLRQEYWEGEERLIG; the protein is encoded by the coding sequence ATGAAGGTTCAGATGCTGACGCTCGACTTCCTCGACCGGGCGCTCGATCTCTACGACGACGTGGTCGGGGTGGTCGCCCACGACGGCACGGAGTACACCTACGCCGAGTTCGGCGAGCGGGTGAACCGTCTCTCGAACGCGCTCGCCGATCTCGGCGTGGAACAGGGCTCCCGGGTCGCGCTCCTCGCGCCGAACACGCACTACTTCCTCGAGACGCTCTACGCGACCAACCAGCTCGGCGCGGTGTTCGTCCCGATGAACTACCGCCTCGTCCCGGAGGACTTCGAGTACATCCTCTCGGACTGCGAGGCGAACACGGTCATCGCGGACTACGACTACGCCGAGAACGTCGAGTCCGTTCGGGACTCGATACCGGCGGACAACTACGTCGGCTACCGGGCCGACGAGATCGAGGGCGACTGGCTCGACTACGAGGACCTGCTCGCCGACGCCTCCGTCGAGGCCCCCGAACGCCCCGACATCGTCGAGGACGACGACGCCTCGATCAACTACACCTCCGGGACGACCGGCGACCCGAAGGGCGTCGTGCGGACCCACCGCACCGAGCACTGGCACGCGCTCGTGCTCAACCAGCACATGGAGATCCGCGACGACGACACGTACCTCTGGACGCTGCCGATGTTCCACTGCAACGGCTGGGGGCACACCTACGCCATCACGGGCACCGGGGGGACGCACATCTGTCAGCGCACGTTCGATCCCGAGGGGACGCTCCGGCGCATCCGTGACCACGACGTGTCGTTCATGTGCGGCGCGCCGACGGTCCTCAACCGGATCATCGCCTACCACGAGGAGCACCCCGACGAGCCGACGACGGGCGACCGGGAACTCCGCATCGCCACCGCGGGCAGCGCCCCGCCGAAGGCGACCATCGAGACCGTCGAGGACGAGGTCGGCTGGCGCATCATCCACATCTACGGCCTCACCGAGACCGCGCCCATCATCACCACCTCGAACTCCCCCCGGCGCATCGCCCAGCGCGGCCGGGAGATCAAGTCCTTCCAGGGGTTCGAGACGCTCGCCACCGACGTGCGGGTCGTCGACGACGACGGCGAGGACGTGCCCCGCGACGGCCGGACGATGGGCGAGATCGTCGTGAAGGGCAACCAGGTGATGGACCGCTACCTCAACAAGGAGGAGGCGACCCACGAGGCGTTCAACGCGAAGAAGCCCGGCTACTTCCACACCGGCGACCTCGCGAGCTGGAACGAGGACGGGATGATCTCGATCAAGGACCGCGAGAAGGACATCATCATCTCCGGCGGGGAGAACGTCTCCTCGCTCCAGGTCGAGGACGTGCTCTACGACCACCCCGCGATCGCCAAGGCGGCGGTCATCCCCACGCCGAGCGACGAGTGGGGCGAGATGGTCACGGCGCTCGTCGTCACGAAACCCGGCGAGGACCTCACCGCCGACGAGGTGACCGAGTTCGCCCGCGAACACCTCGCGGGCTACAAGATCCCCCGGCGCGTCGAGTTCGTCGACGACCTCCCCGAGACGGCCACCGGCAAGGTCCAGAAGTACCAGCTCCGCCAGGAGTACTGGGAGGGCGAGGAGCGACTGATCGGGTAG
- the gatA gene encoding Asp-tRNA(Asn)/Glu-tRNA(Gln) amidotransferase subunit GatA, with protein sequence MGDLNAFITEETIEGADDGPLAGRTVAVKDNISTAGVRTTCGSAMLEDYVPPYDATVVERLTAAGATVVGKTNMDEFGMGSTTETSAYGPTENPAAPGRVPGGSSGGSAAAVAAGEADLALGTDTGGSIRNPAAFCGVVGIKPTYGLVSRYGLVAYANSLEQIGPLAPTVEEAAELLDVIAGPDERDATTRDASEARDDPDGRAAADYASAADGDVSGTTIGVPTELVEGADGGVVEAFEAALDDLRAQGAETVDVSLPSVERAVAAYYVIAMSEASSNLARFDGVRYGVSASSASGGSEDERSESSAVSGGYEGNWNDAFARSREAGFGEEVKRRVLLGTYALSAGYHDKYYAKAQDARAWVARDFDAALSEADVLASPTMPVPPFERGESLDDPLQMYLADVNTVPINLADLPAISVPAGETDGLPVGVQFVGPAFGEREIVRVGSALA encoded by the coding sequence ATGGGCGATCTGAACGCCTTCATCACCGAGGAGACGATCGAGGGCGCGGACGACGGGCCCCTCGCGGGGCGGACCGTCGCCGTCAAGGACAACATCTCGACCGCGGGCGTCAGGACGACCTGCGGGTCGGCGATGCTCGAGGACTACGTCCCGCCCTACGACGCGACGGTCGTCGAGCGCCTGACGGCGGCCGGCGCGACCGTCGTCGGCAAGACCAACATGGACGAGTTCGGGATGGGCTCGACCACCGAGACCTCCGCCTACGGCCCGACCGAGAACCCCGCCGCGCCGGGGCGCGTCCCGGGCGGCTCCTCGGGCGGTTCCGCCGCCGCCGTGGCCGCGGGCGAGGCCGACCTCGCGCTCGGGACCGACACGGGCGGATCGATCCGCAACCCCGCCGCCTTCTGCGGCGTCGTCGGCATCAAGCCCACCTACGGTCTCGTCTCGCGCTACGGCCTCGTCGCGTACGCCAACTCGCTCGAGCAGATCGGTCCGCTCGCGCCGACGGTCGAGGAGGCGGCGGAACTGCTCGACGTGATCGCCGGCCCGGACGAGCGCGACGCGACGACCCGCGACGCGAGCGAGGCACGCGACGACCCGGACGGGCGGGCGGCCGCCGACTACGCGAGCGCCGCCGACGGCGACGTGTCGGGGACGACGATCGGCGTCCCGACCGAACTCGTCGAGGGGGCAGACGGGGGCGTCGTCGAGGCGTTCGAGGCCGCGCTGGACGACCTCCGGGCGCAGGGCGCGGAGACGGTCGACGTGTCTCTCCCCTCCGTCGAGCGGGCGGTCGCCGCCTACTACGTCATCGCGATGTCCGAGGCGTCCTCGAACCTGGCGCGCTTCGACGGCGTCCGCTACGGCGTCTCCGCGAGCAGCGCGAGCGGTGGTTCGGAGGACGAGCGGAGCGAGTCCTCCGCCGTCTCTGGCGGCTACGAGGGCAACTGGAACGACGCCTTCGCCCGGTCTCGCGAGGCGGGCTTCGGCGAGGAGGTGAAGCGCCGCGTCCTCCTCGGGACCTACGCCCTCTCGGCCGGCTACCACGACAAGTACTACGCCAAGGCCCAGGACGCCCGCGCGTGGGTCGCCCGGGACTTCGACGCGGCGCTGTCGGAGGCGGACGTCCTCGCCTCCCCCACGATGCCCGTCCCGCCGTTCGAGCGGGGCGAGAGCCTCGACGACCCGCTCCAGATGTACCTCGCGGACGTGAACACCGTCCCGATCAACCTCGCCGACCTCCCCGCGATCTCCGTCCCGGCGGGCGAGACGGACGGTCTCCCCGTCGGCGTCCAGTTCGTCGGCCCCGCCTTCGGCGAGCGCGAGATCGTCCGCGTCGGGAGCGCGCTGGCCTGA
- a CDS encoding twitching motility protein PilT has translation MTTNDVPPNPSVLDTTVLSNFSFIDRVDLLAALANICTVPVVREELENGVDSHPYLRPALDALDETVPVASVSDTVANREAVVRGHLDPGEAQAFALADAHDGRLLTDDGDARTFAKNQGISVVGSVGILLAAIDAGRVDRPTADAWLKTWIDDFGYYVPYRDIEEYR, from the coding sequence ATGACGACGAACGATGTCCCGCCAAATCCGAGCGTATTGGATACCACAGTCCTCTCCAACTTCTCGTTTATCGATCGCGTAGACTTGCTGGCGGCTCTCGCGAATATTTGTACCGTTCCGGTCGTTCGCGAAGAACTCGAGAACGGAGTCGACAGTCATCCGTACCTCCGTCCAGCGCTCGATGCGCTCGATGAAACTGTTCCCGTCGCTTCGGTTTCGGACACCGTAGCAAACCGTGAGGCAGTCGTCCGCGGGCATCTCGACCCCGGTGAGGCACAGGCGTTCGCCCTTGCCGACGCTCACGATGGCCGCCTCCTGACCGATGACGGTGACGCTCGTACGTTCGCCAAGAACCAAGGTATCTCAGTAGTCGGCTCTGTCGGCATCTTGCTCGCGGCTATCGACGCCGGTCGAGTCGACAGACCGACCGCAGACGCGTGGCTTAAAACCTGGATCGACGATTTCGGATACTACGTTCCGTATCGGGACATCGAGGAATACCGCTGA